One Phyllostomus discolor isolate MPI-MPIP mPhyDis1 chromosome 10, mPhyDis1.pri.v3, whole genome shotgun sequence genomic window carries:
- the AEBP1 gene encoding adipocyte enhancer-binding protein 1 isoform X2, translated as MAAVRGVPLLGLLLALLALCPGGRPQTVLTDDEIEEFLEGFLSELELEPREDDLEPPPPPEPTPRDRKAQAGGKPGARLGVAGEAPPEKAKDKGKKGKKDKGPKATKKLPEGSPRPPKKPKEKPPKATKKPKEKPPKATKKPKEKPPKATKKPKEKPPKATKRPPAGKRPPTAAPSGAPWWPLPPPLSPGPKELPQEEGGALPSPWQGPREPEEETEPPTLDYNDQIEREDYEDFEYIRRQKPPRPPPSRRRPERPWPEHPEEKTKPRGQGVAAPEEKERTEPPLKPLPPLPPPDYGGGYVIPDYDSMDYYFRPPKPQKPDAGLETDEEKEELKKPKKEGGSPKEEETEDRWTLEKGKDHKGPRKGEETEWAPAEKIKCPPIGMESHRIEDNQIRASSMLRHGLGAQRGRLNMQAGAVEDDYYDGAWCAEDEAQSQWIEVDTRRTTRFTGVITQGRDSSVHDDFVTSFFVGFSNDSQTWTMYTNGYEEMTFHGNVDKDTPVLSELPEPVVARFIRLYPLTWNGSQCMRLEVLGCPVSPVHSYYTQNEVVTTDNLDFRHHSYKDMRQLMKVVNEECPTITRTYSLGKSSRGLKIYAMEISDNPGDHELGEPEFRYTAGIHGNEVLGRELLLLLMQYLCREYRNGNPRVRSLVHDTRIHLVPSLNPDGYEVAAQMGSEFGNWALGLWTEEGFDIYEDFPDLNSVLWGAEERKWVPYRVPNNNLPIPERYLSPDATVSTEVRAIIAWMEKYPFVLGANLNGGERLVSYPYDMARTPNQEQLLAAALAAARGEDEDEVSEAQETPDHAIFRWLAISFASTHLTMTEPYRGGCQAQDHTGGMGIVNGAKWNPRSGTINDFSYLHTNCLELSIYLGCDKFPHESELPREWENNKEALLTFMEQVHRGIKGVVTDEQGIPIANATISVSGVNHGVKTASGGDYWRILNPGEYRVTAQAEGYTPSAKTCNVDYDIGATQCNFILARSNWKRIREILAMNGNRPIPRIDPSRPMTPQQRRLQQRRLQYRLRMREQMRLRRLNATAEPATTSAETATTSTLSPMLLPAPSLAPSPAPSPTPSSTLEPWHFLPETTANWEESETETYTEVVTEFGTELGPEEEEGEEEEVATGLEFPFTTVETYTVNFGDF; from the exons ATGGCGGCTGTGCGGGGGGTGCCCCTGCTCGGCCTCCTCCTGGCGCTGCTGGCGCTGTGCCCTGGGGGGCGCCCGCAGACGGTGCTGACGGACGACGAGATCGAGGAGTTCCTCGAGGGCTTCCTGTCTGAGCTGGAGCTCGAGCCCCGGGAGGACGACTTGgagccccctccgccccctgaGCCCACCCCGCGCGACCGCAAAGCCCAGGCCGGGGGCAAGCCGGGGGCGCGCCTAGGGGTGGCCGGAGAGG CACCTCCAGAAAAGGCCAAAgacaaggggaagaaagggaagaaggacaAAGGCCCCAAGGCGACCAAGAAGCTGCCAGAGGGGTCCCCCAGGCCACCCAAGAAGCCCAAGGAAAAGCCGCCCAAGGCCACTAAGAAGCCCAAGGAAAAGCCACCCAAGGCCACTAAGAAGCCCAAGGAAAAGCCACCCAAGGCCACCAAGAAGCCCAAGGAGAAGCCCCCCAAGGCCACTAAGAGGCCCCCAGCTGGGAAGAGGCCTCCCACTGCAGCCCCCTCAGGAGCCCCGTGGtggccactgcccccacccctgagccccgGCCCCAAGGAACTGCCGCAGGAGGAAG GTGGGGCCCTCCCGAGTCCCTGGCAGGGGCCAAGAG AGCCAGAGGAGGAGACCGAGCCGCCCACGCTGGACTACAACGACCAGATCGAGAGGGAAGACTACGAGGACT TTGAGTACATCCGGCGCCAGAAGCCGCCCAGACCGCCCCCCAGCAGGAGGAGGCCCGAGAGGCCCTGGCCTGAGCACCCCGAGGAGAAGACCaagccccgggggcagggggtggcggccccagaggagaaggaaaggaccg agcCGCCTTTGAAGCCCCTgccgcccctgccgccccccgACTACGGGGGTGGCTACGTGATCCCCGACTACGACAGCA tggACTATTACTTCCGGCCGCCCAAACCCCAGAAGCCGGACGCTGGGCTGGAGACCGATGAAGAGAAGGAGGAGCTGA AGAAACCCAAAAAGGAGGGCGGCAGCCCCAAGGAGGAGGAGACGGAGGACAGATGGACGCTGGAGAAGGGCAAAGACCACaaag GGCCCCGGAAGGGCGAGGAGACAGAGTGGGCTCCAGCCGAGAAAATCA AGTGCCCCCCCATTGGGATGGAGTCGCACCGCATCGAGGACAACCAGATCCGGGCCTCCTCCATGCTGCGCCACGGCCTGGGCGCCCAGCGCGGCCGGCTCAACATGCAG gCCGGCGCCGTCGAGGACGACTACTACGACGGGGCCTGGTGCGCTGAGGACGAGGCGCAGAGCCAGTGGATCGAGGTGGACACCAGGAGGACCACCAGGTTCACGGGCGTCATCACCCAGGGCCGCGACTCCAGCGTCCA TGACGACTTCGTGACCTCCTTCTTCGTGGGCTTCAGCAACGACAGCCAGACGTGGACGATGTACACCAATGGCTACGAGGAAATG ACCTTCCACGGGAACGTAGACAAGGACACGCCGGTGCTGAGCGAGCTGCCGGAGCCGGTGGTAGCCCGCTTCATCCGCTTGTACCCCCTCACCTGGAATGGCAGCCAGTGCATGCGCCTGGAGGTGCTGGGCTGCCCCGTGTCCc CCGTCCACAGCTACTACACCCAGAACGAGGTGGTCACCACCGACAACCTGGACTTCCGGCACCACAGCTACAAGGACATGCGCCAG CTGATGAAGGTGGTAAACGAGGAGTGCCCCACCATCACCCGCACGTACAGCCTGGGGAAGAGCTCCCGGGGGCTGAAGATCTACGCCATGGAGATCTCCGACAACCCTGGGGATCATGAGCTGG GGGAGCCGGAGTTCCGCTATACAGCTGGGATCCATGGTAACGAGGTCCTGGGCcgagagctgctgctgctgctcatgcAGTACCTGTGCCGCGAGTACCGCAACGGGAACCCCCGTGTGCGCAGCCTGGTGCATGACACACGCATCCACCTGGTGCCCTCACTGAACCCCGATGGCTACGAGGTGGCAGCACAGATG GGCTCGGAGTTTGGGAactgggccctggggctgtggACCGAGGAGGGCTTCGACATCTACGAGGACTTCCCAGATCTCAACTCGGTGCTCTGGGGAGCTGAGGAGAGGAAATGGGTCCCTTACCGGGTCCCCAACAACAACCTGCCCATCCCCGAACGCTACCTCTCCCCGGACGCCACG GTATCCACAGAGGTCCGGGCCATCATCGCCTGGATGGAGAAGTACCCGTTCGTGCTGGGGGCGAACCTCAACGGCGGCGAGCGGCTTGTGTCCTACCCCTACGACATGGCACGCACGCCCAACCAGGAGCAGCTGCTGGCCGCCGCCCTGGCGGCCGCCCGCGGGGAGGATGAGGACGAAGTGTCTGAGGCCCAGGAGACCCCGGACCACGCCATCTTCCGCTGGCTGGCCATCTCCTTTGCCTCCACCCACCTTACCATGACTGAGCCCTACCGGGGAGGGTGCCAGGCTCAGGACCACACCGGGGGCATGGGCATCGTCAACGGGGCCAAATGGAACCCCAGATCCGGGA CCATCAACGACTTCAGCTACCTGCACACCAACTGCCTGGAGCTGTCCATCTACCTGGGCTGCGACAAGTTCCCGCACGAGAGCGAGCTTCCCCGAGAATGGGAGAACAACAAGGAGGCCCTGCTCACCTTCATGGAGCAG GTTCACCGGGGCATCAAGGGGGTTGTGACAGATGAACAAGGCATCCCTATTGCCAATGCCACCATCTCCGTGAGTGGCGTCAACCACGGTGTGAAGACAG CCAGTGGCGGCGATTACTGGCGCATCCTGAACCCGGGGGAGTACCGGGTCACAGCCCAGGCGGAAGGCTACACGCCAAGCGCCAAGACCTGCAACGTGGATTATGACATCGGGGCCACCCAGTGCAACTTCATCCTGGCCCGCTCCAACTGGAAACGCATCCGCGAGATCTTGGCCATGAACGGGAACCGGCCCATCCCACGCATAGACCCTTCACGCCCCATGACGCCCCAGCAGCGGCGCCTGCAGCAGCGGCGCCTGCAGTATCGGCTGCGCATGCGCGAACAGATGCGGCTCCGCCGCCTCAACGCCACTGCGGAGCCAGCCACCACCTCCGCGGAAACAGCCACCACCTCCACGCTGTCCCCCATGTTGCTTCCCgctccctcccttgccccctcccctgccccctcccctacccccagctCCACCCTGGAGCCCTGGCACTTTCTACCTGAGACCACAGCCAACTGGGAGGAGTCTGAGACGGAGACCTACACAGAAGTGGTGACAGAGTTTGGGACCGAGCTGGGGCccgaggaggaggaaggggaagaggaagaggtggcCACAGGCCTGGAGTTTCCCTTTACCACAGTCGAGACCTACACAGTGAACTTTGGGGACTTCTGA
- the AEBP1 gene encoding adipocyte enhancer-binding protein 1 isoform X1, with protein sequence MAAVRGVPLLGLLLALLALCPGGRPQTVLTDDEIEEFLEGFLSELELEPREDDLEPPPPPEPTPRDRKAQAGGKPGARLGVAGEAPPEKAKDKGKKGKKDKGPKATKKLPEGSPRPPKKPKEKPPKATKKPKEKPPKATKKPKEKPPKATKKPKEKPPKATKRPPAGKRPPTAAPSGAPWWPLPPPLSPGPKELPQEEGGALPSPWQGPRGEAHAERQPEPEEETEPPTLDYNDQIEREDYEDFEYIRRQKPPRPPPSRRRPERPWPEHPEEKTKPRGQGVAAPEEKERTEPPLKPLPPLPPPDYGGGYVIPDYDSMDYYFRPPKPQKPDAGLETDEEKEELKKPKKEGGSPKEEETEDRWTLEKGKDHKGPRKGEETEWAPAEKIKCPPIGMESHRIEDNQIRASSMLRHGLGAQRGRLNMQAGAVEDDYYDGAWCAEDEAQSQWIEVDTRRTTRFTGVITQGRDSSVHDDFVTSFFVGFSNDSQTWTMYTNGYEEMTFHGNVDKDTPVLSELPEPVVARFIRLYPLTWNGSQCMRLEVLGCPVSPVHSYYTQNEVVTTDNLDFRHHSYKDMRQLMKVVNEECPTITRTYSLGKSSRGLKIYAMEISDNPGDHELGEPEFRYTAGIHGNEVLGRELLLLLMQYLCREYRNGNPRVRSLVHDTRIHLVPSLNPDGYEVAAQMGSEFGNWALGLWTEEGFDIYEDFPDLNSVLWGAEERKWVPYRVPNNNLPIPERYLSPDATVSTEVRAIIAWMEKYPFVLGANLNGGERLVSYPYDMARTPNQEQLLAAALAAARGEDEDEVSEAQETPDHAIFRWLAISFASTHLTMTEPYRGGCQAQDHTGGMGIVNGAKWNPRSGTINDFSYLHTNCLELSIYLGCDKFPHESELPREWENNKEALLTFMEQVHRGIKGVVTDEQGIPIANATISVSGVNHGVKTASGGDYWRILNPGEYRVTAQAEGYTPSAKTCNVDYDIGATQCNFILARSNWKRIREILAMNGNRPIPRIDPSRPMTPQQRRLQQRRLQYRLRMREQMRLRRLNATAEPATTSAETATTSTLSPMLLPAPSLAPSPAPSPTPSSTLEPWHFLPETTANWEESETETYTEVVTEFGTELGPEEEEGEEEEVATGLEFPFTTVETYTVNFGDF encoded by the exons ATGGCGGCTGTGCGGGGGGTGCCCCTGCTCGGCCTCCTCCTGGCGCTGCTGGCGCTGTGCCCTGGGGGGCGCCCGCAGACGGTGCTGACGGACGACGAGATCGAGGAGTTCCTCGAGGGCTTCCTGTCTGAGCTGGAGCTCGAGCCCCGGGAGGACGACTTGgagccccctccgccccctgaGCCCACCCCGCGCGACCGCAAAGCCCAGGCCGGGGGCAAGCCGGGGGCGCGCCTAGGGGTGGCCGGAGAGG CACCTCCAGAAAAGGCCAAAgacaaggggaagaaagggaagaaggacaAAGGCCCCAAGGCGACCAAGAAGCTGCCAGAGGGGTCCCCCAGGCCACCCAAGAAGCCCAAGGAAAAGCCGCCCAAGGCCACTAAGAAGCCCAAGGAAAAGCCACCCAAGGCCACTAAGAAGCCCAAGGAAAAGCCACCCAAGGCCACCAAGAAGCCCAAGGAGAAGCCCCCCAAGGCCACTAAGAGGCCCCCAGCTGGGAAGAGGCCTCCCACTGCAGCCCCCTCAGGAGCCCCGTGGtggccactgcccccacccctgagccccgGCCCCAAGGAACTGCCGCAGGAGGAAG GTGGGGCCCTCCCGAGTCCCTGGCAGGGGCCAAGAGGTGAGGCCCATGCGGAGCGCCAGCCTG AGCCAGAGGAGGAGACCGAGCCGCCCACGCTGGACTACAACGACCAGATCGAGAGGGAAGACTACGAGGACT TTGAGTACATCCGGCGCCAGAAGCCGCCCAGACCGCCCCCCAGCAGGAGGAGGCCCGAGAGGCCCTGGCCTGAGCACCCCGAGGAGAAGACCaagccccgggggcagggggtggcggccccagaggagaaggaaaggaccg agcCGCCTTTGAAGCCCCTgccgcccctgccgccccccgACTACGGGGGTGGCTACGTGATCCCCGACTACGACAGCA tggACTATTACTTCCGGCCGCCCAAACCCCAGAAGCCGGACGCTGGGCTGGAGACCGATGAAGAGAAGGAGGAGCTGA AGAAACCCAAAAAGGAGGGCGGCAGCCCCAAGGAGGAGGAGACGGAGGACAGATGGACGCTGGAGAAGGGCAAAGACCACaaag GGCCCCGGAAGGGCGAGGAGACAGAGTGGGCTCCAGCCGAGAAAATCA AGTGCCCCCCCATTGGGATGGAGTCGCACCGCATCGAGGACAACCAGATCCGGGCCTCCTCCATGCTGCGCCACGGCCTGGGCGCCCAGCGCGGCCGGCTCAACATGCAG gCCGGCGCCGTCGAGGACGACTACTACGACGGGGCCTGGTGCGCTGAGGACGAGGCGCAGAGCCAGTGGATCGAGGTGGACACCAGGAGGACCACCAGGTTCACGGGCGTCATCACCCAGGGCCGCGACTCCAGCGTCCA TGACGACTTCGTGACCTCCTTCTTCGTGGGCTTCAGCAACGACAGCCAGACGTGGACGATGTACACCAATGGCTACGAGGAAATG ACCTTCCACGGGAACGTAGACAAGGACACGCCGGTGCTGAGCGAGCTGCCGGAGCCGGTGGTAGCCCGCTTCATCCGCTTGTACCCCCTCACCTGGAATGGCAGCCAGTGCATGCGCCTGGAGGTGCTGGGCTGCCCCGTGTCCc CCGTCCACAGCTACTACACCCAGAACGAGGTGGTCACCACCGACAACCTGGACTTCCGGCACCACAGCTACAAGGACATGCGCCAG CTGATGAAGGTGGTAAACGAGGAGTGCCCCACCATCACCCGCACGTACAGCCTGGGGAAGAGCTCCCGGGGGCTGAAGATCTACGCCATGGAGATCTCCGACAACCCTGGGGATCATGAGCTGG GGGAGCCGGAGTTCCGCTATACAGCTGGGATCCATGGTAACGAGGTCCTGGGCcgagagctgctgctgctgctcatgcAGTACCTGTGCCGCGAGTACCGCAACGGGAACCCCCGTGTGCGCAGCCTGGTGCATGACACACGCATCCACCTGGTGCCCTCACTGAACCCCGATGGCTACGAGGTGGCAGCACAGATG GGCTCGGAGTTTGGGAactgggccctggggctgtggACCGAGGAGGGCTTCGACATCTACGAGGACTTCCCAGATCTCAACTCGGTGCTCTGGGGAGCTGAGGAGAGGAAATGGGTCCCTTACCGGGTCCCCAACAACAACCTGCCCATCCCCGAACGCTACCTCTCCCCGGACGCCACG GTATCCACAGAGGTCCGGGCCATCATCGCCTGGATGGAGAAGTACCCGTTCGTGCTGGGGGCGAACCTCAACGGCGGCGAGCGGCTTGTGTCCTACCCCTACGACATGGCACGCACGCCCAACCAGGAGCAGCTGCTGGCCGCCGCCCTGGCGGCCGCCCGCGGGGAGGATGAGGACGAAGTGTCTGAGGCCCAGGAGACCCCGGACCACGCCATCTTCCGCTGGCTGGCCATCTCCTTTGCCTCCACCCACCTTACCATGACTGAGCCCTACCGGGGAGGGTGCCAGGCTCAGGACCACACCGGGGGCATGGGCATCGTCAACGGGGCCAAATGGAACCCCAGATCCGGGA CCATCAACGACTTCAGCTACCTGCACACCAACTGCCTGGAGCTGTCCATCTACCTGGGCTGCGACAAGTTCCCGCACGAGAGCGAGCTTCCCCGAGAATGGGAGAACAACAAGGAGGCCCTGCTCACCTTCATGGAGCAG GTTCACCGGGGCATCAAGGGGGTTGTGACAGATGAACAAGGCATCCCTATTGCCAATGCCACCATCTCCGTGAGTGGCGTCAACCACGGTGTGAAGACAG CCAGTGGCGGCGATTACTGGCGCATCCTGAACCCGGGGGAGTACCGGGTCACAGCCCAGGCGGAAGGCTACACGCCAAGCGCCAAGACCTGCAACGTGGATTATGACATCGGGGCCACCCAGTGCAACTTCATCCTGGCCCGCTCCAACTGGAAACGCATCCGCGAGATCTTGGCCATGAACGGGAACCGGCCCATCCCACGCATAGACCCTTCACGCCCCATGACGCCCCAGCAGCGGCGCCTGCAGCAGCGGCGCCTGCAGTATCGGCTGCGCATGCGCGAACAGATGCGGCTCCGCCGCCTCAACGCCACTGCGGAGCCAGCCACCACCTCCGCGGAAACAGCCACCACCTCCACGCTGTCCCCCATGTTGCTTCCCgctccctcccttgccccctcccctgccccctcccctacccccagctCCACCCTGGAGCCCTGGCACTTTCTACCTGAGACCACAGCCAACTGGGAGGAGTCTGAGACGGAGACCTACACAGAAGTGGTGACAGAGTTTGGGACCGAGCTGGGGCccgaggaggaggaaggggaagaggaagaggtggcCACAGGCCTGGAGTTTCCCTTTACCACAGTCGAGACCTACACAGTGAACTTTGGGGACTTCTGA
- the AEBP1 gene encoding adipocyte enhancer-binding protein 1 isoform X3, with translation MAAVRGVPLLGLLLALLALCPGGRPQTVLTDDEIEEFLEGFLSELELEPREDDLEPPPPPEPTPRDRKAQAGGKPGARLGVAGEAPPEKAKDKGKKGKKDKGPKATKKLPEGSPRPPKKPKEKPPKATKKPKEKPPKATKKPKEKPPKATKRPPAGKRPPTAAPSGAPWWPLPPPLSPGPKELPQEEGGALPSPWQGPRGEAHAERQPEPEEETEPPTLDYNDQIEREDYEDFEYIRRQKPPRPPPSRRRPERPWPEHPEEKTKPRGQGVAAPEEKERTEPPLKPLPPLPPPDYGGGYVIPDYDSMDYYFRPPKPQKPDAGLETDEEKEELKKPKKEGGSPKEEETEDRWTLEKGKDHKGPRKGEETEWAPAEKIKCPPIGMESHRIEDNQIRASSMLRHGLGAQRGRLNMQAGAVEDDYYDGAWCAEDEAQSQWIEVDTRRTTRFTGVITQGRDSSVHDDFVTSFFVGFSNDSQTWTMYTNGYEEMTFHGNVDKDTPVLSELPEPVVARFIRLYPLTWNGSQCMRLEVLGCPVSPVHSYYTQNEVVTTDNLDFRHHSYKDMRQLMKVVNEECPTITRTYSLGKSSRGLKIYAMEISDNPGDHELGEPEFRYTAGIHGNEVLGRELLLLLMQYLCREYRNGNPRVRSLVHDTRIHLVPSLNPDGYEVAAQMGSEFGNWALGLWTEEGFDIYEDFPDLNSVLWGAEERKWVPYRVPNNNLPIPERYLSPDATVSTEVRAIIAWMEKYPFVLGANLNGGERLVSYPYDMARTPNQEQLLAAALAAARGEDEDEVSEAQETPDHAIFRWLAISFASTHLTMTEPYRGGCQAQDHTGGMGIVNGAKWNPRSGTINDFSYLHTNCLELSIYLGCDKFPHESELPREWENNKEALLTFMEQVHRGIKGVVTDEQGIPIANATISVSGVNHGVKTASGGDYWRILNPGEYRVTAQAEGYTPSAKTCNVDYDIGATQCNFILARSNWKRIREILAMNGNRPIPRIDPSRPMTPQQRRLQQRRLQYRLRMREQMRLRRLNATAEPATTSAETATTSTLSPMLLPAPSLAPSPAPSPTPSSTLEPWHFLPETTANWEESETETYTEVVTEFGTELGPEEEEGEEEEVATGLEFPFTTVETYTVNFGDF, from the exons ATGGCGGCTGTGCGGGGGGTGCCCCTGCTCGGCCTCCTCCTGGCGCTGCTGGCGCTGTGCCCTGGGGGGCGCCCGCAGACGGTGCTGACGGACGACGAGATCGAGGAGTTCCTCGAGGGCTTCCTGTCTGAGCTGGAGCTCGAGCCCCGGGAGGACGACTTGgagccccctccgccccctgaGCCCACCCCGCGCGACCGCAAAGCCCAGGCCGGGGGCAAGCCGGGGGCGCGCCTAGGGGTGGCCGGAGAGG CACCTCCAGAAAAGGCCAAAgacaaggggaagaaagggaagaaggacaAAGGCCCCAAGGCGACCAAGAAGCTGCCAGAGGGGTCCCCCAGGCCACCCAAGAAGCCCAAGGAAAAGCCGCCCAAGGCCACTAAGAAGCCCAAGGAAAAGCCACCCAAGGCCACTAAGAAGCCCAAGGAAAAGCCACCCAAG GCCACTAAGAGGCCCCCAGCTGGGAAGAGGCCTCCCACTGCAGCCCCCTCAGGAGCCCCGTGGtggccactgcccccacccctgagccccgGCCCCAAGGAACTGCCGCAGGAGGAAG GTGGGGCCCTCCCGAGTCCCTGGCAGGGGCCAAGAGGTGAGGCCCATGCGGAGCGCCAGCCTG AGCCAGAGGAGGAGACCGAGCCGCCCACGCTGGACTACAACGACCAGATCGAGAGGGAAGACTACGAGGACT TTGAGTACATCCGGCGCCAGAAGCCGCCCAGACCGCCCCCCAGCAGGAGGAGGCCCGAGAGGCCCTGGCCTGAGCACCCCGAGGAGAAGACCaagccccgggggcagggggtggcggccccagaggagaaggaaaggaccg agcCGCCTTTGAAGCCCCTgccgcccctgccgccccccgACTACGGGGGTGGCTACGTGATCCCCGACTACGACAGCA tggACTATTACTTCCGGCCGCCCAAACCCCAGAAGCCGGACGCTGGGCTGGAGACCGATGAAGAGAAGGAGGAGCTGA AGAAACCCAAAAAGGAGGGCGGCAGCCCCAAGGAGGAGGAGACGGAGGACAGATGGACGCTGGAGAAGGGCAAAGACCACaaag GGCCCCGGAAGGGCGAGGAGACAGAGTGGGCTCCAGCCGAGAAAATCA AGTGCCCCCCCATTGGGATGGAGTCGCACCGCATCGAGGACAACCAGATCCGGGCCTCCTCCATGCTGCGCCACGGCCTGGGCGCCCAGCGCGGCCGGCTCAACATGCAG gCCGGCGCCGTCGAGGACGACTACTACGACGGGGCCTGGTGCGCTGAGGACGAGGCGCAGAGCCAGTGGATCGAGGTGGACACCAGGAGGACCACCAGGTTCACGGGCGTCATCACCCAGGGCCGCGACTCCAGCGTCCA TGACGACTTCGTGACCTCCTTCTTCGTGGGCTTCAGCAACGACAGCCAGACGTGGACGATGTACACCAATGGCTACGAGGAAATG ACCTTCCACGGGAACGTAGACAAGGACACGCCGGTGCTGAGCGAGCTGCCGGAGCCGGTGGTAGCCCGCTTCATCCGCTTGTACCCCCTCACCTGGAATGGCAGCCAGTGCATGCGCCTGGAGGTGCTGGGCTGCCCCGTGTCCc CCGTCCACAGCTACTACACCCAGAACGAGGTGGTCACCACCGACAACCTGGACTTCCGGCACCACAGCTACAAGGACATGCGCCAG CTGATGAAGGTGGTAAACGAGGAGTGCCCCACCATCACCCGCACGTACAGCCTGGGGAAGAGCTCCCGGGGGCTGAAGATCTACGCCATGGAGATCTCCGACAACCCTGGGGATCATGAGCTGG GGGAGCCGGAGTTCCGCTATACAGCTGGGATCCATGGTAACGAGGTCCTGGGCcgagagctgctgctgctgctcatgcAGTACCTGTGCCGCGAGTACCGCAACGGGAACCCCCGTGTGCGCAGCCTGGTGCATGACACACGCATCCACCTGGTGCCCTCACTGAACCCCGATGGCTACGAGGTGGCAGCACAGATG GGCTCGGAGTTTGGGAactgggccctggggctgtggACCGAGGAGGGCTTCGACATCTACGAGGACTTCCCAGATCTCAACTCGGTGCTCTGGGGAGCTGAGGAGAGGAAATGGGTCCCTTACCGGGTCCCCAACAACAACCTGCCCATCCCCGAACGCTACCTCTCCCCGGACGCCACG GTATCCACAGAGGTCCGGGCCATCATCGCCTGGATGGAGAAGTACCCGTTCGTGCTGGGGGCGAACCTCAACGGCGGCGAGCGGCTTGTGTCCTACCCCTACGACATGGCACGCACGCCCAACCAGGAGCAGCTGCTGGCCGCCGCCCTGGCGGCCGCCCGCGGGGAGGATGAGGACGAAGTGTCTGAGGCCCAGGAGACCCCGGACCACGCCATCTTCCGCTGGCTGGCCATCTCCTTTGCCTCCACCCACCTTACCATGACTGAGCCCTACCGGGGAGGGTGCCAGGCTCAGGACCACACCGGGGGCATGGGCATCGTCAACGGGGCCAAATGGAACCCCAGATCCGGGA CCATCAACGACTTCAGCTACCTGCACACCAACTGCCTGGAGCTGTCCATCTACCTGGGCTGCGACAAGTTCCCGCACGAGAGCGAGCTTCCCCGAGAATGGGAGAACAACAAGGAGGCCCTGCTCACCTTCATGGAGCAG GTTCACCGGGGCATCAAGGGGGTTGTGACAGATGAACAAGGCATCCCTATTGCCAATGCCACCATCTCCGTGAGTGGCGTCAACCACGGTGTGAAGACAG CCAGTGGCGGCGATTACTGGCGCATCCTGAACCCGGGGGAGTACCGGGTCACAGCCCAGGCGGAAGGCTACACGCCAAGCGCCAAGACCTGCAACGTGGATTATGACATCGGGGCCACCCAGTGCAACTTCATCCTGGCCCGCTCCAACTGGAAACGCATCCGCGAGATCTTGGCCATGAACGGGAACCGGCCCATCCCACGCATAGACCCTTCACGCCCCATGACGCCCCAGCAGCGGCGCCTGCAGCAGCGGCGCCTGCAGTATCGGCTGCGCATGCGCGAACAGATGCGGCTCCGCCGCCTCAACGCCACTGCGGAGCCAGCCACCACCTCCGCGGAAACAGCCACCACCTCCACGCTGTCCCCCATGTTGCTTCCCgctccctcccttgccccctcccctgccccctcccctacccccagctCCACCCTGGAGCCCTGGCACTTTCTACCTGAGACCACAGCCAACTGGGAGGAGTCTGAGACGGAGACCTACACAGAAGTGGTGACAGAGTTTGGGACCGAGCTGGGGCccgaggaggaggaaggggaagaggaagaggtggcCACAGGCCTGGAGTTTCCCTTTACCACAGTCGAGACCTACACAGTGAACTTTGGGGACTTCTGA